The genomic interval CAGCCCCCCGTGCGCTCGCTGAGCAGCATCGGGGGACCGGTCCGAACGTGACCCGAGCAGGCGGTGAACCCGAGGGCAAGAGTCAGGCCGAGGAGTCTGAGCATGGGCCAGGAATCCTCCACATCGAGTCCAGCGGACGTCTCCACGGGCCCGCCGTCTCGATGCCACTCGCTCACAGCGCGAGGAAGTTCGGGGTCAGGAAGGCGGAGTACCAGCTCATGGGCGTGATGCCGTTGGTCGTGTGGTCCGCGGTATGGGTGTTGTTTGTGAGCTGCCATTCGGTCAGGTCCCACGGAGACCACCCCAGCCACACGTCGCGGTTGTTGTTCATGAACGTGAGGGCGTTCGTCGTCTGGGCCTGCGCGAAGGGCTCGAGAATCTCGATGCCCATCTCGGACAAGAAGAGTTTCTTGCCGTGAGTCCTCGCCCAGTTCGTCACGGCCGTGAGCTGCGCGCCATAGGACGACTCATCGTTGCTGCCATAGCCTTCCGGGTAATACGAATGCATGTCGAAGGCGAGGTTGTTCGCGCTGTCCGTGAGGGTCAACGCCTCCACCGAGTCGAGCGGGCCTCCGCCCGGAGCCCAGGTGTGCCAGTGCCCCACGTCCGAACCTCGCGTGTTGGGCACGAGAATCAACTGGGTCGACCCCGTCGCGCGCACCGCGTTGATGACCGTCTGAATCCCAGAGAACCAGGTGGTCGACGTCATCGCCAGGTCATAAGGCTCGTTCATGAGGCCCAGGATGACCTTGGGGTTCGTCTTCACCCGATTCGCGAGCTTCGTCCAGACGTCCGCGAGATGGCCCATGGTCAGCGTCCCATCTCCGACGAGGTGCTGGACGTAGGTCGTGGTCTGGTTCCCCGCGGCGTCGAAGGCCCCCGTCGCATAGCGACTGTAGTTGTGGAGGTCGAGCACCAGGGTGAAGCCCTGGCCCGTCGCCGTGTTGATGTAGTTCATCATGCCGTTGGAGTAGGCCGTATCCAGCGGGCCGTTGAGCGTGTGCTGGACGCGCTCCCACGAGATGGGCAGGCGAATCAGGTTGAAGCCCTTGCCTTTGTAGTACGCGAGCTCCGCGGCCATCTGGGTCGCCGTCGGCATCTCGTAATAGGTCTGCCCGGTCCAGCCATCCCATTCGCTGCCGTACTCCATCCCGGCACGATTGATTCCGCGATAGGCCACACCCGTCGGATAGGTCTTTCCTCCACCACTTCGCGGAGTCTCGATGGCGATGCCATCGATGCCGTAGCTGACGGCGGTCTCCGCCATGAGCGTGATTTTGTTGAACGTGGTCAGCGTCCCCTTGAGCGCGCTCATCGGGATGGTGACACGAGTCCACTCCCCTGCCCCGAGCGAGTCGAAGCTCGGGCTGGCGTAGCCGCCAATCGCGACGCCCGCGTTTCCATCGGTCCCCTCTTGGCTCACGATGAGCTTGAGGCTCTTGATGGCCGTGAGGTTCGCGGTGCCCCGGTAGACGGCGAAGCTCACCGCCGAGTAGGCGCCCGTCGAGAACGACTGGCCATAGGCTCCCAGCGCCAGGGCACTGTAGGCGGCGGATGTCACCTGCATGGACGAAGTGCCGTAGGCCTTCGTGCTCGTCGTCGAGCTCCGGGTGATGCTGCCCCAGCTGTAACCGGCATCCCATCCCGGCGCGGCGGCATCGTCATACAGCACCGTCTGGTATGAGGGGTCCAGCGCGGGCAGGGCCACCAGATTGGCCGTGTCCGACGCAATGGCGGGTGGACCCTCCTCTTCGCTCCAGGGCGGGCCACACGCCGCGCCCAGGATGAAAAGACTCCCGAGAAGTCCGTAGAAATACGTCCGCGAAACCGATGGTCGTCCCATGCGAGCCTCCTGGAGCGCGACAATGATTTGTCCGCCAGGACCTCGGCGTCAACCACTCGCAACTCCGTGACAAGAACGACGACTCACCATCGGGTGCAACCTGCGGAACACGTCCACATCGTCACAGGTGTCGCGGGCCACGCGACAGGCCCATAGGACCATCTGCGTGTAAATGGAGAGCATGGGTGAAAGACAAAGAGCAGCCCCATGCTCGAATCCATGGCCCGTCAGAATGCCAGCCCGAGAATCACGGGCCGGTCATTCCAGCAGGCTGTATTGCTGACCGTGACATAGACGGGCTTGTTGCGCGCGTAGGCCTCCAATACCAGGCGGTAGTGGGTCTGGAAGCCTGGCTGGCTGATATGCGAGATATAGCCATCCGGCGTCGAGCAGCCCGCGGGATTGACCACCGGCCGTCCCGCGCTGGTCTCAATCCGGAACTGGTCACTCCCCCAGCCCGTGTGAATCCTGACGATGGTCGCTGGGTTGACCTGGGTCTGCGCCAGGGCGGTCCCCTGGAATCCCGCGAGGCCCCCCAACACGAGTCCCACTGAGCTCAATCCTTGTTTGATAGACATCCTCTTCTCCATCCGCGTCCCGTCCGATGCGGCCGCGAGGAGGGACTCCGCACGAAAGCCAGACCGGATGGACGCTGCGTCGCGGTCAGGACCCCTCCCGACCACTCAGCTGGAATAGCATGTCATCAAGAGCAGGACGCCCGTCGGGCGGGGCTCCATCATCGTGCGACCGATGACGAACACCCCGTCCCGAGAACCGAGACGGGGTGCGCCATCCCCACGTCGGACATCCGGACCGCGACTACTCCGCCTTGAGGCCTTCCACCGGCTCCACGCTGCTGGCCTTGAGGGCCGGGTAGATGGAGGCCAGGTAGGTGACGAGCACCGCGATGAGCACGGCCAGCACGGTCTGCACCGGCTCGACGCGCACGGGCAGCTCCGGCATGAAGTACACCTCCGCGTCCAGCTTGATGCCCACCTTCTCGATGAAGACACACCACGAGAGGCCCGACAGCAGACCGATGAAGCCCCCCGCGACACCAATCTGAAGCCCCTCGGCCAGGAATATCTTCACGATGCCGCCGTCGGGGACTCCCAGCGCCTTCAGGACGGAGATCTCCTTGCGCTTCTCCAACACCAACATGATGACCGTGGCGACGATGAGGCCCGCGGCCACGATGATGATGATGGAGAGGATGATGCCCATCACCAGCTTCTGAAGGCTCAGCGCGGAGAAGAGGTTCTTGTTCATCGCCCCCCAATCCCTCACACGATAGGGATAGCCCCCCAGCGCCTTCGCCACCTGGGCGGACACTCGCCGCGCATCGTCGATGTCCGCCACCTTGAGCTCGATGCCCGTCGCGCCCGCGATGGCGAAGAAGTCCTGGGCCTCCTTCAACAGGATGTAGACGAACTTGGAGTCGTACTCGTACATGCCCGAGTAGAAGATGGACGCCACGCGGAACGCTCGGCTCTTCGGCGTCGGCATGGTGGCCCCCATCTCGAGGCCCAACGGGGAGATGACGTTCACCCAGTCCCCCACCTTCACACGCAACGACGCCGCCAGCTCCCGGCCCAGGATGATGCCGGGCAACACCGCGTTCTTCCCCGGCGCCCCCGAGTGATGGGGGCTGGCCTCCCCTCCCCCATTCGCATCCGGATGTGCGTCGTCCGGTGAGCCTCGCGGGACAATCTTCTCCGGTGAGATGAGGGTGTCGAGCGAGCCACCGTCCTCGATGTTCTTGGGCAGGTCCGTCACGTCACCGACCGTGGCCGGGTCGATGCCCTTGATGATGACGCCGTCGACGTTGCCCTCGGAGACAATCATCACCTGGCTGATGATGAAGGGCGTCTGTCCCACGACGCCGGGCACCTGGCGGACGTCGTCCATGACCTGGGCGTACTCGGCCATGTCACCCGCGTACTTCGACACCACGGCGTGCGCGTTGGTGCCCAGAATCTTCCGCTGAAGCTCCGCCTCGAAGCCGCTCATCACCGACAGGGTGATGATGAGCGCCATCACGCCCACGCCCACGCCGCCCACCGACAGCGCGGTCATCATCATGGTAGGCGACTGCTCGTGCTGCTTGAGCCGGTTGACGTCGGAGGCGGCCGCCAACGGGTCCGCCAACCCCAGCTTGCGGATGCGGGTGCGCTCCACCGAGGCCTCCGCCGAGCGGATGATGAAGTAGATGAGCAGCGGCGGGATGATGCCGAGCATCAACACCGCCAGCGCGCCCAACAGCAACGAGGGGCGGAAGACCTCGACATGCCGGCGCGCGACGAAGAGCTCGAAGCCCATCCGCACGTCCACACGCCCACTGCCCGTGGCGATGAAGCCGGTGTTGACGCCCAGCACCAACACCAACACCAGGAACGCGAAGACCAGCCAGTACCCCAGCTCCGGACGACCGAGCAGCCCCGCGACGTGAATCACCTCCCGCAGGTGGAAGCCCAGCTTGAGCTGCAGCTGCGGAATCTGCTCCATCAGCGTGAGGACGATGGGGATGGGCAGGCCCAGGTACAGCACGCCGATGGTGGCCTCGGGCAACGACAGCCGCCGCGCCCGCGAGGCCCCGATGAAGCCCGCGAGGAACGCCACCATCGCGCCCGCCACCAGCGCGATGGCGAAGGCCCCCGTGGGCTCCATGGACAGGCCGCCCCCGCCGCCCTTCGCCACGTCCAGCAGGTCCGGGGGCTTTCCCCCGCCGGACAGCAGCGTCTGGAGGAGGATGATGACAGCCTCGGCCAGCAGCAGGCCCCCGCCGTAGGCCAACAGGGTGCCCCAGTAGAAGTCCCGGTAGCGCGCCAGCCGTGGATACAACGTGGCGCCCGCGGCCGGACTCGGGCCGTCCGTGGACTCGGGCGCTCGCTGGATGCCCGCCGCGATGAGCCCCCACCCCACGAGCCAGACCGCCGTCCCCGCCAACAACATCCCCGTGTCGGGAAGCGGCGCGCCAGAGGGATGGGCCACCAGCATCACCGCGTTCAGGGCCTGGGCCAGGCTGCCCCAGCCCAACAGGCAGAGCCCCAGCGTGGAGCTGGCCTCACCCCAGGCCTGGGCGGACGCGAGCGCCACCCCGAGCAATACGAAGCCCACGAGGGCCACCAGGCCCCCCATCCAGAGGTAGGTCCAGCGGTAGCGGGTCTGCCGTTCGGTGGAGTTCACGCGGTCTCCTGACTACCGCGCCCGCGGCTGGAGGAGGAGAACCTTCACGGGCCGTGGGCGACATACCGTGCCCGGGGGCGCGGGTGTAGTCCTCGTCGTCACCCGGGCAGCGCGCGGCCGAACAAGTCGAACAGCCGGTCCCAGTGCGTCCGGGCGGCCTGTGCGTTGAACGCGGCGGTCCCCTCCACCGTGTAGCCGTGCTGCGCACCGGGGTAGAGCTCCGACTGGTACTTCAAGCCCGCGGCCTTGAGCGCCGCCTCCAGCGTCTGGATGGCCGGCAGGGGCATGGAGTTGTCCTGGTCCGCGTGCCCGAAGTACAGCTCCGCCCGCACCTGGCCCAGGAGCAGGTGGGGGCTGTCCGGGGCATCCGTGGCCAGCCGGCCGCCGTGCGACGACGCCACCGCGCCGATGCGGTCCGGGAAGTTCGCCGCCATGCGCACCGCCAGGCTCGCGCTGAAGCAGTAGCCGGCCACGCCCGCCTTCGGGCCCTTCACGAAGGGCAGCCCGGCCAGGAAGTCCAGCACCGCGGCGCCGTCCGTCTTCTGCCGCTCGGGCGAGAGGCCGCCGGCGAGTCCATAGAAACGCTTGCGGAAGGACTCGTCCGCGAACGAGCCGCCGGCGAGCCCCAGCCGCGACGTGTGCCCGTCCCGGTAGAAGACATTGGGCAGCAGCACCACGAAGCCGTGGGATGACAGCTTCCGGGCCATGGCCTCGAACGTGGGGCGGATGCCGAAGGCGTCCGGAATCATGATGACGGCGGGCCATGCCCCCGCACCCTCCGGATGGACCAGCCTCCCGTCCATCACGCCATCCGCGGTCTTGATGTCGACGTCCTGCATGGTGAGGTGTCCTCCAAGCCGGGCGCGGCCTTCGCACCCGGTGCGCCTCAATAGCACGCACCGCGTCCCTCCCGAGGGCCGTGCGCTGACCACCTACATCCCGGAAAGAGGCCCGTCCGCAATCGAGCAGGATTCGAGAAGCACCCCTCCGCGCGAAACGACACAGTGCCGACACCTGACGCGCTCGCGCTTCACCCGCGACCGCCGCGTGTTTGTCTTTGTGAGGAATTCACCGTGAGCCACTGGATGCGACTGTTCCACCGCTGGGTGTCCATCGTCTTCACCGTCACCGTCATCGCCAACTTCGCCGTCATGGGACAGCAGCCGCCCCCGCCGTGGATTGTCTACTCGCCGCTGCCCCCGCTCTTCCTGCTCCTGTTCTCGGGGCTGTATCTGTTCGCCCTGCCGTACATCGCGAAGTGGCGCGCCGCTCGCCGCACGGCCTGAGCGGCGCGACGCACTCCGCTACGGCGAGCCGCGCGACGGGGGCGTCCCTGGGCCCGCCTTCGTACCGGCCGAGGGGGGCGCGAAGGAAGGCAGGGGGAACCCAGGCACCGGCAGCGTCACCTCGTGCGGCAGACCCGCCGTCTTGCCGGTCCTGAGGAACTCGTAGACCGCGCTCTTCGCGGCCGGCTCGTTCCGGAGCAGGTAGAACGTGCCGTCATGGCCGCCTCGGTGCACCTGGATGGCATGGCCATTGGGGAAGAACGGCAACAGGCCCAGCGTGTTGTCGATGGGCGTCGAGGTGTCCCAATCCCCGTGCACGAACACGACGGGAATCGGGCTCGGCACGGGCTTGCGCAGCGCATCCCCCATGTCCTGGGTGGGCCAGTCCCCCGCCGACGCGATGTTCGACTCGAAGTTCCAGGTCCCCAACAGCGCGACGGCGGGGTCGGTCCGGAGCTGGTGCTCACGCTCGGCGGTGACGCCCAGGCTGCTGTCAATCAACGGGCCGATGAGCTTCGTCTTGCCCGCCGCCCGCCCGGCGATGGTCTCGCGCGCCCAGTCCTCGTAGTGCCCGTGGTAGAGCGAGAGGATGAAGGCCGGCCATTGCTCGCCCTCCTGGGTGTGGCTGTTCATCGCCAGTTGGAGGTCCTCGGCGCCCAGGACCACGGTCCGCTCCTTGCCCTCGCTGTCGCGGACCTGCACACGCACGGGCCCCTCGGCGAAGCGGCGGTGCAGGGTCCTCACGGCCTCCATCACTCCACCTTCGGGACGGTAGGGCGCGAGGCCCGCGTCGCGGTCCGCGTCATAGGCGATGCGCTGGAGCGCCCCGAAGACATGTGAAGGCATGTCATAGCCATTGTTCAGCGGCTCCACTCCCGACAGCACCGCGCGGGCGACAATCTCTGGATGCAGCCGCATCACCGCCAGGCTCCACTGCGACCCGAAGCTGCCACCGAACAGGCTGATCTTCGAATAGCCCAGCGCGCGGCGCAGGGCGTCCACGTCGGCGACGAACTCGCTGATGTCGTAGCCCGACAGGTCCTTCTCCGGGTTCTCCGCGATGGCCTTCCGGGCCACGGCGCGCATGGCCTCGGCGTCCTCCTTCACGGAGGCGGGGCGGTCCAGAGGCGTGGCGAAGTTCGCGGCCTCGAGCATCTCGCCTCGCCGGGTGAACCCACGCTGCTCCAGCACCACCAGGTCGCCCACGGCGCCGAAGGTCAGCCAGGAGCGCAGCCGACCCTTGCCCGCGGCGTCATTGTCGATGAGCGAACCCAGGACGCTCAGGCCCGGCCCCCCCGGCAACCAGAACACGGGAGGAGCCCCCGTGGGCCGCGGCGCCTTGAGGCGAGCAAAGCCCACGCCGATGAGGCGGCTCTTCGGATTGCGCCGGCTCTCGGGGACATAGAGGGTCCCCAGTTCGTAGTTCACCCGAGTCCCTGGCTCGAGCTCCACGGTGCCTCGCTCGATGACGACTTCCCCGGGTTTGTGCTGTCCGGCCAAGGCCCCAAGCGGAAGAAGCAGCAACACAGAGAGCAAGACCACGCGCATAGATTGAACCCGTCCGGAGTTGTCACATCGTTGCATGACGCCGGCCCATGAAAACACCGGCTCCGCGAATATTCCGAACGAACGGGAACAAACCGCCCCACGCAATCGAGCAGGATTGGAGAAGCAGCCTCCGGCGCGAATCGCCACATTGGCGCCATGACCTTGAAACTCTCCATCTCGCATCTCTCCGTGGACAACCCCGAGCAGGCGCTGGCGTTCTATCGGGATGTCCTGGGCCTGAAGCTCGTCGGTGATGTCGCCCAGGGTGAGCTCCGCTGGCTCACGCTGGCGTCTCCCGACCAACCGGACGTCAAGCTCGTGCTGAGCCAGCCTCACGCGGGCCGCACCCAGGAGGACGGCGATGCCATGGCCCGACTGCTGGCCAAGGGGACGCTGGGCGGCGTCATCTTCAACAGCAGCAATCTGGACGCGACGTTCGAGAAGCTGCGCGCCGCGGGAGCGGACATCGTGCAGGCCCCCACGGACCAGCCGTGGGGAGTCCGCGACTGCGCCGTGCGCGACCCCGCCGGCAACATGATTCGCATCAACCAGGCCTGAACCGGACTCGCTGTTCACCGGTTCGGACCGCCACTCGCCGGGCCCGGGCGCGCATTCACAGATGCGGCCCGAGGCGCGCGCTTCCGCCCCCTAATGTTTCTCCCCGCTGAGCCATCCATCCCCTTCAGCGCAGGGAGAATCGCCGTGTCCCACTTCCTTCCCACCCGCCGGGCCCTCCTCGCGGGGGCCGCCGCGACCACCGCTGGACTCGCGCTCCGGCCCGAGCTTTCCCTCGCAGCCTCCGCCTCGCGCCGGCCTCCGAGCGAGGACCCCGTCCGGCTCTTCTCCAACGAGAACCGCTACGGGCCGTGCGAAGGCGCCCTGCGCGCGATGCGGGAGTCGCTCCACCTCGCCAGCCGCTACGCGGCCATGGACAGCACGGCGACCTTGAAGAAGCTCATCGCGGAACAAGAGGGCCTGACACCCGAGCACGTCCTGCTCACCTCCGGCGCCTTCGAGGCGCTGACGCTCATCGCGAACAAGTTCGCCCCAGGTGGCAGCGTCGTCTGTTCGGAGCGCGTCTATGACGTCATCCCCGTCTATTCCGCGCAGGCCGGGGGCAAGGTGGAGCGCGTCCCGCTCGATGCGTCCCTCGCGCATGACCTGAAGGCCATGGAGGCGCGCGTGGGCGCCGACACGCGGCTGGTGTCCGTGTGCAACCCCAGCAACCCCACGGGCACCGTCGTGGACTCCGCGAAGCTGCGCGCCTTCTGCGAAGCGGTGTCTCCCCGGGCATCCGTGCTGGTGGACGAGGTGTACCTGCACTACCTGGAGCCCGCTCCCGGCCTGTCCATGGTGGACCTGGTGCGCGCGGGGAAGAACGTCATCATCACCCGCTCGTTCTCCAAGATTTTCGGCCTGGCGGGCATGCGCGTGGGCTACGCGCTGGCCCAACCCGCGCTCATCAAGCAACTGCACGACCGACGCGCCTCGCTGCTCAGCTCCGTCTCCACCGTGGCGGCCATCGCGAGCCTCCAGGACACGACCTACGTCTCGCGCATGCGCAAGCTCAACGCCGAGGCACGCAAGGTCACCACCGCGGTCCTGGACGAGGTGGGCATGAAGTACATCCCGGGCCACGCCAACTTCCTCTGGATTCCGCTCAACGCGAACCAGTTCGACCTGCCCGCGCGCTTCGCGCCCCACGGCTTCCACCTGCGGACGAACCCGCGCGAATCCATCCCCGCGGAGGTGTCCGCGCTCCGGTTGACCATCGGCACCGTGGAGGAGATGCGCACGTTCGGCACCCTCCTCCGCTCGGTGCTGAAGAGCTGAGGCGCACCGGGCGGACAGGTGAGCTTCCACCTCGCCTGCGACCGCGTGCCGAATCCACTCTGCTAGGTTGACGCCATGAAACACCGTCCGGCCCCGTCGCCATCCTTCTGGACCCTCCAAGTTGGAGGGTGGGGCCTCTACGCCGTCCTGCTCATCATCACGTTCCTCCCCCCGCACGCTGGCGATGGCAAGGCGCTGTCCCTGCTGATGGCCAAGGGCGTGCGCGCGGTGTTCGGACTGTGCCTCACCAGCGTCATGCGGCTGGCGTATCAGCGGCTGTTCCCGGGCACGTTCCAGCGGCAGGCCGTGTGGGCCATGGCCACGAGCGCCGTGGTGGGTGGGGTCTGGGTGGTGCTGGGGGAAGCGTGGGCGACCTGGCTGTACCCCACATACAACTGGCGGACCAACCTCATGCTGCTCCCCAGGTCCGCGCTCGACTACGCCGTCACGCTCCTGGGTTGGAGCGGGCTGTACTTCGGCATCAAGCACGCCCGGGCGTGGCAGGGCGAGCGGGAGCGGGCCCTCAGGGCGGACACCCTCGCGCAGGAGGCACGGCTCGCCTCGCTGCGGCACCAGATGCATCCGCACTTCCTGTTCAACGCGCTCACCTCCGTGCGCGCGCTCATTGGCGAGGACCCGGTCCGCGCCCGGCGCATGGTGACGGAGATGGCGGACTTCCTGCGCTTCTCGCTCCAGAAGGGAGACTTCCCGCATGTCCCCTTGGAGGAGGAGCTGTCCATGGTGCGCAGCTACCTGAGCATCGAGTCGGTGCGCTTCGAGGAGAAGCTGGACGTGAGCCTGTCGGTGATGCCGGGCACGGAGCGGCTCACCGTGCCCGCCTTCCTCATCCAGCCGCTGGTGGACAACGCGGTGAAGCACGGCCTGGCGTCGGGGATTCTGCCGGTGCGAGTGCGCATCCAGGTGACGCGGGAGCAGGACGTGCTGCGCATCCGCGTGGACAACACGGGCAAGTGGGCGCCGCCCTCTCGCGAACCAGACCCGCAAGGCACGGGCACGGGCCTGCGCAACGTGCGCGAGCGGCTGGCCCAGCTCTTCGCGGAGCGCGCGAAGCTGGAGTCCTCGGAGTCCGACGGCTGGGTGCACACCGTGGCCGAATTGCCCGCGATGGAGTGGACGCCCGTTCTCGCCACGGAGGCCGCGTGAGCACGCCACTGAGAGCCCTGGTGGTGGATGACGAGCGCCTGGCTCGGAGCGAGCTGCGCGAGCTGCTGTCGCCCTTCCCGCACGTGAAGGTGGTGGGCGAGGCGGACAGCGTGGCGTCCGCCCTCGCGCGCATCGAGGAGCTCAAGCCCGAGCTGCTCTTCCTCGACGTGCAGATGCCGGGCGAAGGGGGCTTCGATTTGCTCGCGCGGCTGCCCGCGCATCCGTTCGAGGTGATTTTCGTGACGGCCTACGACGCGCACGCCCTGCGCGCGTTCGAGGTCAACGCGCTGGACTACCTGCTCAAGCCAGTGCATCCCGACCGGCTCGCGAGGACGTTGGCGCGGCTCTCGGAGAAGGAGTCCGGCAAGTCCGCTCCCGCGCAGGCGGTGAGCCGCCACAAGCTGGCGGAGGGTGACTTGCTGTTCCTGGAGGACGGCGCGAAGTCCCGCTTCGTGCGGGTGGACCACCTCGTGTGCCTGCGAGGCGCGGGCGACTACGTGGAGCTGGTCACCTCGGATGGCAGGCGCAGCCTTTCACCGCGCCCCCTGAAGGACTGGGAGCAGCGGCTTCCGGAGCGGACCTTCGCGCGGCTGCACCGCTCCGCGCTGGTCAACCTGTCCTTCGTCGAGCGCGTGGACAAGAGCCTGAGCGGAGGTGGTGAGGTCTTCGTGCGTGGCCTCGAGGAGCCGCTGCCCCTCAGCCGAAGCCACGCGGCGGCGCTACGCGAGCGGTTCGGCTGACCTGCGCACGGCAAGCCCGCCATTGCGCTGGCGGCAGGCATCTTCCGAAGGACTCCAGGCGCCGCCACGGAGTCTGCCCCCGCGCGCTTCGCGTCAGTGCCTCATGGCGGGCCACATGGCCACCATGAGCAGGATGAACATCGCAAAGCCCGACACATGGATGGCAGTGAGCAGAAGATGGTCCATCCCGTCACCGAGCGCTCCAGCTCACGACACGGGGCGCTTCCCCTCGGGGTCGATGACACGGTTGCCCTTGAACCAGTCGTGCTCCCCGTAGCGGTGCGCGGCGCGGTCCACGCCGCCGTAGTTCCCGGTGACGATGTCGGCCAGGTTCGCCAGGGACTCGGAGCCCTCGTTGTAATACTTCGAGTGGTCTCCCATGTTGCTCTTGTCGCCCCGGTCCTTGGCCTCGGCGGTGAAGCGCTTCGCGCCGAACTTGTTCTCGGTGGGGTCCTGGCCCAGCGGATCTCCCGGCAGGTTGCTCCCGTTCAACCACGAGACGAAGTCCTTGCTCGCCGAACCCGACCAGACATGGCCGTTGGCGAGCTGGGGCTCGTAGTCCTTCACGGACTTCGCGCTGCCCGCGCCCGGGCTGCCGATGAGGACCAGGTCATCCGCCTGGAGGTTGTTCTTGTCGGCCGCGATGGAGGCCGTGGTGCTGCCATAGCTGTGACCGATGACCGTCACGTGGGGCTGGTTGCCATCGCGGCTGGCGCGGATGCCGGCCACGTCCGCGGCCAACAGCTTCGCCCCGTTCTCCGCGGCGTTGTCGGAGGCCACGTTCTGGAAGCCCGGCGCGTCGTAGCCCATCCAGGCGACGGTGGCGACCTCACCCCGCTCCGTTCCCGCGGCCTTGTGCAGCCGCAGCGCGTCGCTGGTGATGTTGTCCATGTAGCCGCGCACGTCCGAGTTCAACCCCGGCACGCTGACGGACACATGCTTCGCCGTGTCCAGGTTGCCCGCGACGATGGCCGCGCGCCCCTCGCCCTTGACGAAGGCGGAGTCATAGACGAGCAACTGCGCCGAGCCCGCCTCCTTCGCCGTGCGGTCCAACTGCTTCTGGACCGCGTTCGCGTTCTCCAGCTGGCGCTGCTTCTCGTTGGAGAGGAACTTCTCGGGCGGCTCGGTCTTCGCGCTGCCGGGGCGCAGCAGGTCCC from Myxococcus stipitatus carries:
- a CDS encoding LytTR family DNA-binding domain-containing protein, which translates into the protein MSTPLRALVVDDERLARSELRELLSPFPHVKVVGEADSVASALARIEELKPELLFLDVQMPGEGGFDLLARLPAHPFEVIFVTAYDAHALRAFEVNALDYLLKPVHPDRLARTLARLSEKESGKSAPAQAVSRHKLAEGDLLFLEDGAKSRFVRVDHLVCLRGAGDYVELVTSDGRRSLSPRPLKDWEQRLPERTFARLHRSALVNLSFVERVDKSLSGGGEVFVRGLEEPLPLSRSHAAALRERFG
- a CDS encoding alpha/beta hydrolase, with product MAGIAPTQRNAAEAARRRAEAARVATEKAVEKPKGAAEKPLQTLSAFEGPKKVGAEKLTGEKTQAVSGALDGAPADPKARAGWWKGLSPTEQMQAISADPKKVGSMDGLPASVRDSANRVQLKNEIAQLNAEAKQAKADHLKHMSLGDKLRDLLRPGSAKTEPPEKFLSNEKQRQLENANAVQKQLDRTAKEAGSAQLLVYDSAFVKGEGRAAIVAGNLDTAKHVSVSVPGLNSDVRGYMDNITSDALRLHKAAGTERGEVATVAWMGYDAPGFQNVASDNAAENGAKLLAADVAGIRASRDGNQPHVTVIGHSYGSTTASIAADKNNLQADDLVLIGSPGAGSAKSVKDYEPQLANGHVWSGSASKDFVSWLNGSNLPGDPLGQDPTENKFGAKRFTAEAKDRGDKSNMGDHSKYYNEGSESLANLADIVTGNYGGVDRAAHRYGEHDWFKGNRVIDPEGKRPVS